The following coding sequences lie in one Pseudomonas syringae CC1557 genomic window:
- a CDS encoding NADP-dependent isocitrate dehydrogenase, whose product MSNRSKIIYTFTDEAPALATYSLLPVIEAFTATSDIDVETRDISLAGRVLSSFPELLADKKVPDHLAELGKLATTPEANIIKLPNISASVPQLKATIKELQNQGYNIPDYPENPATDAEKETRARYDKTKGSAVNPVLREGNSDRRAPLSVKNYARKHPHKMGAWSADSKAHVAHMSNGDFYGSEKATQIEADNTVKIELVAQDGTTTVLKEKTAVKAGEVVDCSVMSAKALRSFIAAEIEDARKQGVLFSVHLKATMMKISDPIMFGQIVDEFYKDALTKHADTLKQIGFSLNNGIGDLYERIGVLPAEKQAEIKADIEAVYAVRPQLAMVNSDKGITNLHVPSDVIVDASMPAMIRDSGKMWGTDGQLHDAKAVIPDRCYATIYQAVIEDCKKNGAFDPTTMGSVPNVGLMAQKAEEYGSHDKTFHIQANGVVRVTDSQGNLLMEQNVEAGDIWRMCQAKDAPIQDWVKLAVNRARASNTPAIFWLDASRAHDSVMIEKVQKYLGDHDTTGLDIQILSPVDAMKLTLQRTRAGKDTISVTGNVLRDYLTDLFPIMELGTSAKMLSIVPLMNGGGLFETGAGGSAPKHVQQFVEENFLRWDSLGEFLALAASLEHLGNVYNNPKALVLSKTLDQATGEFLDRNKSPSRKVGGIDNRGSHFYLTLFWAQALAAQNDDAALKAQFTPLAKTLTDNEEKIVAELNAVQGKPVDIGGYYFPNPEVTSKAMRPSATFNAAIAAL is encoded by the coding sequence ATGTCCAACCGCTCGAAGATCATCTACACCTTCACCGACGAAGCTCCGGCCCTCGCCACCTACTCCCTTCTGCCTGTCATTGAAGCGTTCACGGCAACCTCCGATATTGACGTGGAAACACGCGACATCTCTCTGGCGGGCCGTGTTCTTTCCAGCTTCCCGGAGTTGCTTGCCGACAAAAAAGTGCCGGATCATCTCGCCGAGCTGGGCAAACTGGCCACCACGCCAGAAGCCAACATCATCAAGCTGCCCAACATCAGCGCCTCGGTCCCGCAGTTGAAGGCGACCATCAAGGAGCTTCAGAATCAGGGCTACAACATCCCTGACTACCCTGAGAACCCTGCCACTGATGCGGAAAAAGAAACCCGTGCCCGCTACGACAAGACCAAGGGCAGCGCCGTAAACCCGGTGCTGCGTGAAGGTAACTCTGACCGCCGTGCGCCGTTGTCGGTCAAGAACTACGCCCGCAAGCACCCGCACAAAATGGGCGCCTGGTCCGCCGATTCGAAAGCGCACGTTGCACACATGAGCAACGGTGACTTCTACGGCAGCGAGAAAGCCACCCAGATCGAAGCCGACAACACCGTCAAGATCGAACTGGTCGCCCAGGATGGCACCACCACCGTCCTGAAAGAAAAAACCGCCGTCAAGGCAGGCGAAGTCGTCGATTGCTCGGTGATGAGCGCCAAGGCACTGCGTAGCTTCATCGCTGCTGAAATCGAAGACGCCCGCAAACAAGGCGTGCTGTTTTCGGTGCACTTGAAAGCCACCATGATGAAGATCTCCGATCCGATCATGTTCGGCCAGATTGTCGACGAGTTCTACAAGGACGCGCTGACCAAGCACGCTGATACGTTGAAACAGATCGGCTTCAGCCTGAACAACGGCATTGGTGACCTGTACGAGCGCATTGGTGTTCTGCCAGCGGAAAAGCAGGCGGAAATCAAGGCCGACATCGAGGCGGTCTACGCCGTCCGTCCGCAACTGGCGATGGTCAACTCCGACAAGGGCATCACCAACCTGCACGTACCGAGCGACGTGATCGTCGACGCATCGATGCCAGCCATGATCCGTGACTCCGGCAAAATGTGGGGCACAGACGGTCAGTTGCACGATGCCAAGGCCGTCATTCCGGACCGTTGCTACGCCACTATTTATCAAGCCGTCATCGAAGACTGCAAGAAAAACGGTGCCTTCGATCCGACTACCATGGGCAGCGTGCCAAACGTCGGCCTGATGGCTCAGAAAGCCGAAGAGTACGGGTCCCACGACAAGACCTTCCATATCCAGGCCAACGGTGTGGTTCGCGTGACCGACAGCCAAGGCAACCTGCTGATGGAGCAGAACGTCGAAGCTGGCGATATCTGGCGCATGTGCCAGGCCAAGGACGCGCCGATTCAGGACTGGGTGAAACTGGCCGTCAACCGCGCTCGCGCAAGCAACACGCCAGCGATTTTCTGGCTGGATGCGTCTCGCGCCCATGACAGCGTGATGATCGAGAAAGTCCAGAAGTACCTGGGCGACCACGATACGACGGGGCTGGACATCCAGATCCTGTCGCCGGTCGACGCCATGAAGCTGACCCTGCAGCGCACTCGCGCCGGCAAGGACACCATCTCGGTGACCGGTAACGTGCTGCGCGACTACCTCACCGACCTGTTCCCGATCATGGAACTGGGTACCAGCGCGAAAATGCTGTCGATCGTTCCGCTGATGAATGGTGGCGGCCTGTTCGAAACCGGCGCTGGCGGTTCGGCTCCGAAGCATGTTCAGCAGTTCGTCGAAGAGAACTTCCTGCGCTGGGATTCGCTGGGCGAGTTCCTCGCCCTGGCAGCCTCGCTGGAGCATCTGGGTAACGTTTATAACAACCCGAAAGCGCTGGTTCTTTCCAAAACCCTGGACCAAGCCACTGGCGAGTTCCTGGATCGCAACAAGTCACCTTCGCGCAAGGTTGGCGGTATTGACAACCGTGGCAGTCACTTCTACCTGACCCTGTTCTGGGCACAGGCACTGGCCGCCCAGAATGACGATGCAGCCCTCAAGGCGCAGTTCACACCTCTGGCCAAAACCCTGACCGACAACGAGGAAAAAATCGTTGCCGAGCTGAACGCTGTTCAGGGCAAGCCAGTGGACATCGGCGGCTACTACTTCCCTAACCCGGAAGTAACCAGCAAAGCCATGCGCCCAAGTGCAACATTCAACGCAGCCATCGCAGCGTTGTAA
- a CDS encoding alpha/beta fold hydrolase, with protein MNPDDAFRVTYHTCKVGDVEVFYREVGRRDAPVLLLLHGFPSSSHMFRDLMPLLASQYRLIAPDLPGFGNTKAPPRGQFDYSFENLYKVVEGFTEVLGLKKYALYVFDYGAPTGFRLAAANPEKVTAIISQNGNAYLEGFSDQWGPWQAYWREPSAANREACRASLSPETIRDWQYGTGADPEKLSPDGYNLDILYMARPGAEEIQLDLILDYRTNVAAYPSFQAYLRKYQPPLQAVWGKHDPAFIPPGAQAFRKDVPAAEVHLLDAGHFALETHAPEVAEYIREFLSRTLKG; from the coding sequence ATGAATCCTGATGATGCCTTCCGCGTGACGTATCACACTTGTAAAGTCGGCGATGTAGAGGTCTTTTATCGCGAAGTAGGCCGCAGGGATGCTCCAGTGCTGCTGTTGCTGCATGGTTTTCCGAGTTCCAGCCACATGTTTCGCGATCTGATGCCATTGTTGGCAAGTCAGTACCGCCTGATCGCCCCCGATCTGCCCGGTTTCGGCAACACAAAAGCGCCGCCGCGCGGGCAGTTCGATTACAGCTTCGAAAACCTCTACAAAGTAGTTGAGGGGTTTACCGAAGTGCTTGGCCTGAAGAAGTATGCGTTATACGTATTTGATTACGGCGCACCGACCGGCTTTCGACTTGCCGCAGCGAACCCGGAAAAGGTCACTGCAATCATCAGTCAGAACGGTAACGCCTACCTGGAAGGGTTCAGTGATCAATGGGGCCCCTGGCAGGCCTACTGGCGTGAACCTTCAGCAGCCAATCGCGAAGCCTGCCGTGCTTCGCTATCGCCGGAAACCATCCGTGACTGGCAGTACGGTACTGGCGCCGATCCTGAAAAACTGTCGCCCGACGGCTACAACCTGGACATCCTGTACATGGCGCGGCCGGGCGCAGAAGAAATCCAGCTGGACCTGATTCTGGATTACCGCACCAACGTAGCAGCGTACCCCTCATTTCAGGCTTACCTGCGAAAGTACCAGCCACCCCTGCAGGCAGTCTGGGGCAAGCATGATCCGGCGTTCATACCACCAGGCGCGCAGGCGTTCCGCAAGGACGTTCCAGCTGCCGAGGTGCATCTTCTGGACGCAGGCCACTTCGCACTTGAAACGCATGCGCCGGAAGTCGCCGAGTACATTCGCGAGTTTCTTTCGCGCACCCTGAAAGGCTAG
- a CDS encoding LysR family transcriptional regulator encodes MDRIQEMTLFAALAEHTSFAGVARHAGLSTATVTRAVASLESRLGILLVVRTTRNMRLTEAGQRFAIDCRRLLADLDEAENAAGGLHARPAGQLTITAPQMFGALHVVPVLTSFLDQFPSVEVRAILVDRVVSMLDEGVDVAVRIGALPDSSLTAIPTGSVRRMVCASPAYLAEHGVPQHPDDLRRHSTVSTTTFERAPQWLFRVDHKDYSVDVGSRLSLTSYQAAIRAALQGWGLTQVPFYQIREHLQDGRLECVLDTFEIAPEPVHVVYLEGRRGSSKVRAFVDFCVSALRRDLKFEQK; translated from the coding sequence ATGGACCGTATTCAGGAGATGACGCTTTTTGCCGCTTTGGCCGAGCACACCAGCTTTGCTGGTGTAGCCCGCCATGCTGGATTGTCGACCGCCACGGTGACTCGGGCAGTTGCCAGCCTGGAGAGTCGCCTGGGAATCCTGTTGGTAGTGCGCACCACACGTAATATGCGGCTCACCGAAGCAGGCCAACGCTTTGCCATTGACTGCCGCCGGCTGCTTGCCGACCTTGATGAAGCTGAAAACGCGGCGGGCGGATTGCACGCACGTCCTGCCGGCCAGCTGACGATAACCGCCCCGCAGATGTTCGGCGCGCTGCATGTCGTGCCTGTACTGACGAGTTTTCTCGACCAATTCCCGTCGGTGGAGGTACGCGCCATCCTTGTTGATCGGGTTGTGTCCATGCTCGATGAAGGTGTCGATGTGGCAGTCAGGATCGGTGCCCTGCCCGACTCATCCCTTACCGCAATACCGACAGGCAGCGTGCGGCGCATGGTGTGCGCGTCGCCCGCTTACCTGGCAGAGCACGGCGTCCCGCAACATCCTGATGACCTGCGACGACACTCCACGGTTTCGACAACCACCTTCGAACGAGCACCGCAGTGGCTTTTCCGGGTTGATCACAAAGATTATTCGGTGGACGTTGGCTCCAGACTCAGCCTGACGTCCTACCAGGCGGCAATCCGCGCAGCGTTACAGGGCTGGGGGCTGACCCAGGTGCCGTTTTACCAGATACGCGAGCACTTGCAGGACGGCAGACTTGAATGCGTGCTGGACACGTTCGAAATCGCACCAGAGCCGGTTCACGTCGTTTACCTGGAGGGCCGCCGCGGTTCCTCCAAGGTGCGTGCCTTTGTAGACTTCTGCGTCAGCGCCCTGAGACGCGATCTGAAGTTTGAACAAAAATAG
- a CDS encoding NUDIX hydrolase: protein MTWQAHVTVATIVEDQGRFLFVEEMKGGRTVLNQPAGHLDPNESLQRAAIRETLEETGWDVELTSVTGIYLYTAPSNGVTYQRICFAARALRHNPDYVLDDGIVGPVWLTRDELLAEQPRWRSELVMRCLDDYLNAEHFSLDLLRDKP, encoded by the coding sequence ATGACCTGGCAAGCCCACGTTACCGTCGCCACCATCGTCGAAGACCAAGGCCGCTTTCTTTTCGTCGAGGAAATGAAAGGCGGTCGTACTGTACTCAATCAACCTGCCGGGCATCTCGACCCGAACGAAAGCCTGCAACGTGCCGCCATCCGCGAAACCCTCGAAGAAACCGGCTGGGACGTCGAACTCACCAGTGTGACCGGCATTTATCTGTACACCGCCCCCAGTAATGGGGTGACTTACCAGCGCATCTGCTTCGCCGCCAGAGCCTTGCGGCACAACCCGGACTATGTGCTGGATGACGGCATCGTCGGCCCTGTCTGGCTGACGCGCGACGAACTGCTGGCTGAACAGCCACGCTGGCGCAGTGAGCTGGTCATGCGTTGCCTGGACGATTACCTGAATGCCGAACATTTCAGTCTCGACCTGCTGCGCGACAAGCCGTGA
- the mnmA gene encoding tRNA 2-thiouridine(34) synthase MnmA encodes MRDPAPSNLEMKRVIVGMSGGVDSSVSAVLLMEQGYQVEGLFMKNWEEDDGTEYCTAREDLADAQAVCDKIGIKLHTANFAAEYWDNVFEHFLEEYKAGRTPNPDILCNREIKFKAFLDYALMLGADLIATGHYVRRRDIDGRTELLKGLDPNKDQSYFLHAVGGEQIARTLFPVGELEKPEVRAIAEKHGLATAKKKDSTGICFIGERRFTDFLRQYLPAQPGEIKTTEGEVIGRHSGLMYHTIGQRQGLGIGGLKDASDDPWYVLVKDLQNNELIVGQGNDHPWLFSRALVSSEIYWVNPIDLSSPRRLTAKVRYRQGDQPCTLEKTAEGYRAVFDDPQRAVTPGQSVVFYDGEICLGGGVIEVAEPWTSKDKR; translated from the coding sequence ATGCGTGATCCAGCCCCCTCGAACTTAGAAATGAAGCGCGTCATAGTCGGCATGTCCGGCGGCGTGGACTCTTCCGTTTCCGCCGTACTGCTCATGGAGCAGGGTTATCAGGTGGAAGGCTTGTTCATGAAGAACTGGGAAGAAGACGACGGAACGGAATACTGCACCGCCCGCGAGGACCTGGCAGATGCCCAGGCCGTGTGCGACAAGATCGGCATCAAACTGCACACCGCCAACTTCGCGGCCGAGTACTGGGACAATGTGTTCGAACACTTTCTCGAAGAGTACAAGGCCGGGCGCACCCCTAATCCGGACATCCTGTGCAACCGGGAAATCAAGTTCAAGGCCTTTCTCGACTACGCCCTGATGTTGGGTGCAGATTTGATTGCCACCGGCCACTATGTGCGCCGCCGTGACATCGACGGGCGCACCGAGCTGCTCAAAGGCCTGGATCCGAACAAGGACCAGAGCTATTTCCTGCATGCCGTCGGCGGCGAGCAGATCGCCCGCACGCTGTTCCCGGTCGGCGAACTGGAAAAACCCGAAGTACGCGCGATTGCCGAAAAGCACGGGCTGGCAACAGCCAAGAAGAAGGATTCCACCGGTATCTGCTTCATTGGCGAGCGGCGCTTCACCGATTTCCTGCGCCAGTACCTGCCAGCCCAACCCGGCGAGATCAAGACCACCGAAGGTGAAGTGATCGGTCGCCACAGCGGCCTGATGTATCACACTATCGGTCAGCGTCAGGGCCTGGGAATTGGCGGCCTCAAGGACGCCAGCGACGACCCGTGGTACGTGCTGGTCAAGGACTTGCAGAACAACGAGCTGATCGTCGGCCAGGGCAATGACCATCCGTGGTTGTTTTCCCGCGCACTGGTCAGTTCGGAAATCTATTGGGTCAACCCGATCGACCTGAGCAGCCCGCGCAGGCTCACCGCAAAAGTCCGTTATCGCCAGGGCGACCAGCCATGCACGCTGGAAAAGACCGCCGAGGGTTACCGGGCCGTATTTGATGATCCACAGCGAGCTGTTACGCCCGGCCAGTCTGTCGTGTTCTACGATGGCGAAATATGCCTGGGTGGCGGCGTGATCGAAGTTGCCGAACCCTGGACCAGCAAGGACAAGCGTTGA
- the hflD gene encoding high frequency lysogenization protein HflD: MTPIQEQLVALGAVFQAAVLVDRIAKTGQISEAALSCMLGSVLVVDPKDTLDVYGGDDLNLHEGYRAMASALERDPATLQREPLRYALSMLGLERQLSKREDMLEVIGKRIPVIQSQVEHFGVAHENVIAATGALYQDTLSTLRQRIQVQGDMRNLQQPNNASKIRAILLAGIRSARLWRQVGGHRWQLVFSRRKLLKELYPLLHG, from the coding sequence ATGACCCCGATTCAGGAACAACTGGTCGCTCTGGGTGCTGTATTCCAGGCTGCCGTACTGGTCGACCGGATCGCCAAGACCGGCCAGATCAGCGAGGCGGCGCTGAGCTGCATGCTGGGCAGTGTGCTGGTGGTCGATCCGAAGGATACGCTGGACGTCTACGGCGGCGACGACCTCAATCTGCATGAGGGTTATCGCGCCATGGCCAGCGCTCTGGAACGCGATCCGGCCACGCTGCAACGCGAACCGTTGCGCTACGCCTTGTCGATGCTTGGCCTTGAACGCCAGCTGTCAAAGCGCGAAGACATGCTGGAAGTCATCGGCAAGCGCATTCCTGTGATTCAGTCCCAGGTCGAGCATTTTGGCGTGGCCCACGAAAACGTGATTGCCGCGACCGGCGCGCTGTATCAGGACACCCTGAGCACCCTGCGTCAGCGCATTCAGGTGCAAGGCGACATGCGCAACCTGCAGCAACCCAACAACGCGTCGAAGATCCGCGCCATCCTGCTGGCAGGCATCCGCTCTGCCCGCCTGTGGCGACAAGTTGGCGGGCACCGCTGGCAGTTGGTCTTCAGCCGGCGCAAGTTATTGAAAGAACTGTATCCATTGCTGCACGGCTGA
- the purB gene encoding adenylosuccinate lyase, whose amino-acid sequence MQLSSLTAVSPVDGRYAGKTQALRPIFSEYGLIRFRVMVEVRWLQRLAAHPQITEVPAFSAQANAILNTLAEDFSVEHAERVKEIERTTNHDVKAVEYLLKEQAAKLPELDKVSEFIHFACTSEDINNLSHALMLREGRDTVMLPLMRQIADAIRELAIRFADVPMLSRTHGQPASPTTLGKELANVVYRLERQISQVAAVPLLGKINGAVGNYNAHLSAYADIDWEANARAFIEDELGLGFNPYTTQIEPHDYIAELFDAVARFNTILIDFDRDIWGYISLGYFKQRTIAGEIGSSTMPHKVNPIDFENSEGNLGIANALFQHLASKLPVSRWQRDLTDSTVLRNLGVGFAHSVIAYEASLKGISKLELNEQRIAADLDACWEVLAEPIQTVMRRYNIENPYEKLKELTRGKGIGPEALQTFIDGLEMPAEAKAELKKLTPANYIGNAAAQAKRI is encoded by the coding sequence ATGCAGCTTTCTTCGCTCACCGCGGTTTCCCCTGTTGATGGCCGCTACGCCGGCAAAACCCAGGCCTTGCGCCCGATTTTCAGCGAGTACGGCCTGATCCGTTTTCGCGTGATGGTTGAAGTCCGCTGGCTCCAGCGTCTGGCGGCGCACCCGCAGATCACTGAAGTCCCTGCGTTCTCCGCGCAAGCCAACGCCATCCTCAACACGCTGGCTGAAGACTTCTCTGTAGAGCACGCCGAACGCGTCAAGGAAATCGAGCGGACCACCAACCACGACGTCAAGGCCGTGGAATATCTGCTCAAGGAACAGGCTGCCAAGCTGCCTGAGCTGGACAAGGTCAGCGAATTCATCCACTTCGCCTGCACCAGCGAGGACATCAACAACCTGTCCCACGCCCTGATGCTGCGCGAAGGCCGCGACACGGTGATGCTGCCGCTGATGCGCCAGATCGCAGACGCCATCCGCGAACTGGCGATTCGTTTCGCCGACGTGCCAATGCTCTCACGCACGCACGGCCAACCGGCCTCCCCGACCACTTTGGGCAAGGAACTGGCAAACGTCGTCTATCGCCTGGAGCGTCAGATCAGCCAGGTCGCTGCCGTACCATTGCTGGGCAAGATCAACGGCGCAGTCGGCAACTACAACGCACACCTGTCTGCGTATGCCGACATCGACTGGGAAGCCAACGCGCGCGCGTTCATCGAAGACGAACTGGGTCTGGGCTTCAACCCTTACACCACGCAGATCGAACCGCACGACTACATTGCCGAACTGTTCGATGCAGTCGCTCGCTTCAACACCATCCTGATCGACTTCGATCGTGATATCTGGGGTTACATCTCCCTCGGCTATTTCAAACAGCGCACCATCGCTGGCGAAATCGGCTCGTCGACCATGCCACACAAGGTCAACCCGATCGACTTCGAAAACTCCGAAGGCAACCTGGGTATCGCCAACGCACTGTTCCAGCATCTGGCCAGCAAACTGCCTGTCTCTCGCTGGCAGCGCGACCTGACCGACTCCACCGTGCTGCGCAACCTGGGCGTCGGTTTCGCTCACAGCGTCATTGCCTACGAGGCCAGCCTCAAGGGCATCAGCAAACTGGAACTGAACGAGCAACGCATCGCCGCTGACCTGGATGCCTGCTGGGAAGTACTGGCCGAACCGATCCAGACCGTGATGCGTCGTTACAACATCGAAAACCCGTACGAAAAACTGAAAGAACTGACACGCGGCAAGGGCATCGGCCCGGAAGCGTTGCAGACTTTCATCGACGGACTGGAGATGCCCGCCGAAGCGAAGGCTGAACTGAAGAAGCTTACGCCTGCCAATTACATCGGCAACGCGGCAGCCCAGGCCAAGCGCATCTGA
- a CDS encoding ribosomal protein uL16 3-hydroxylase has protein sequence MNPDIPLQLLGGISARVFMRDYWQKKPLLIRQALPDFQSPIDADELAGLALEEEVESRLVIENGERPWELRRGPFAEDEFSKLPERDWTLLVQAVDQFVPEVSELLENFRFLPSWRIDDVMISYAAPGGSVGPHFDNYDVFLLQGHGKRHWQIGQMCDAESPLLEHADLRILAGFEKTEEWTLEPGDMLYLPPRLAHCGVAVDDCLTYSVGFRAPGAAEVLTHFTDFLAQFITDEERYTDADAQPASDPHQIQRDALDRLKALLAEHMSDERLLLTWFGQFMTEPRYPELVTGPDLGEEELLDSLEQGAVLIRNPAARLAWSEVDDDLLLFASGQSRLLPGSLRELLKLICAADALHSENLGQWLADDEGRNLLCELVKQGSLGFADE, from the coding sequence ATGAATCCTGATATTCCTCTTCAACTTCTGGGCGGCATCAGCGCGCGCGTTTTCATGCGCGACTACTGGCAGAAAAAACCACTGCTGATCCGTCAGGCACTGCCGGACTTCCAAAGTCCGATCGATGCCGACGAACTTGCCGGGCTGGCCCTGGAAGAAGAAGTCGAGTCGCGTTTGGTCATCGAAAACGGCGAACGCCCTTGGGAGCTGCGTCGCGGTCCTTTCGCCGAAGACGAGTTCAGCAAACTGCCTGAGCGTGACTGGACCCTGCTGGTGCAGGCTGTCGACCAGTTTGTTCCGGAAGTCAGCGAGCTGCTGGAAAATTTCCGCTTTCTGCCGAGCTGGCGCATCGACGACGTGATGATCAGTTACGCAGCGCCGGGTGGCAGCGTTGGCCCGCATTTCGACAACTATGATGTGTTCCTGCTTCAGGGCCACGGCAAACGTCACTGGCAGATCGGCCAGATGTGCGACGCCGAAAGTCCGCTGCTGGAGCATGCCGACCTGCGCATTCTTGCCGGGTTTGAAAAGACCGAAGAATGGACCCTGGAGCCAGGCGACATGCTCTACCTGCCACCGCGACTGGCTCATTGCGGCGTTGCCGTGGATGACTGCCTGACCTACTCGGTCGGCTTCCGGGCACCCGGCGCGGCGGAAGTACTCACTCATTTCACCGACTTCCTCGCCCAGTTCATTACCGATGAAGAGCGCTACACTGATGCCGACGCGCAACCGGCCAGCGATCCTCATCAGATTCAGCGTGACGCCCTTGATCGCCTGAAAGCCTTGCTCGCAGAGCACATGAGCGACGAGCGCCTGCTACTGACCTGGTTTGGCCAGTTCATGACCGAACCGCGCTACCCGGAACTGGTCACCGGACCGGACCTGGGCGAAGAGGAATTGCTCGACAGCCTCGAACAAGGCGCCGTACTGATTCGCAACCCGGCCGCCCGACTGGCCTGGTCCGAGGTTGATGACGACCTCCTGCTGTTCGCCAGCGGCCAGAGTCGCCTGCTGCCCGGCAGCCTGCGTGAACTGCTCAAACTGATCTGTGCAGCAGACGCTCTGCACAGTGAAAACCTCGGCCAATGGTTGGCCGATGATGAGGGTCGCAATCTGCTTTGCGAACTCGTAAAACAAGGAAGCCTGGGATTTGCCGATGAATAA
- a CDS encoding GNAT family N-acetyltransferase → MNKITVSVAQWQKNNADIRRIRDSVFIAEQSVPPELEWDAEDADAVHFLAREGDYAVGTARLLADGEIGRLSVLKDWRGLKVGEALLSAVIDEAEKRGLEPLKLSAQVQAVDFYQRFGFVVTSKEFLEAGLPHVDMLRQV, encoded by the coding sequence ATGAATAAAATCACTGTATCTGTCGCACAATGGCAGAAGAACAATGCTGATATCCGGCGCATACGCGACTCGGTGTTCATCGCCGAACAGTCGGTGCCCCCGGAACTGGAGTGGGACGCCGAAGACGCAGATGCCGTGCATTTTCTGGCCCGTGAAGGTGACTATGCAGTCGGGACTGCGCGCCTCTTGGCGGACGGTGAAATCGGTCGCCTCTCGGTGCTCAAGGACTGGCGTGGCCTGAAGGTGGGTGAGGCCTTGCTGAGCGCCGTCATTGATGAAGCTGAAAAACGCGGGCTCGAACCACTGAAGCTCAGCGCTCAGGTACAAGCTGTCGATTTCTACCAGCGTTTCGGTTTCGTGGTCACCAGCAAAGAGTTTCTTGAAGCAGGTCTGCCGCATGTCGATATGCTTCGACAGGTGTAA
- a CDS encoding secretin N-terminal domain-containing protein, translating into MNMVIRILLTSLLIAFSVNTLAATEVVPLNYRTSADLLPVAKSFLGTDGTVSAYGNQLIVNAESRKIEELRTLISQLDTAPKRLLISVDTSDTATRSSNGSQVIEYGTTSRDGGVQQVQTSEGTPALIQVGQSVPLTSSSTDSYGYSQNNTEYRNVTQGFYVTASVTGDTVHLSISTNHDRMSQERPDAINVQSTDSQVSGRLGEWITLASNSDQSVADQRGIAQRYSTQGRSDMVLRVKVEALE; encoded by the coding sequence ATGAACATGGTTATACGAATTCTGCTTACCTCGCTGCTCATCGCATTCAGTGTGAATACACTGGCGGCAACCGAAGTGGTCCCACTCAACTACCGCACCAGCGCCGACCTGCTGCCGGTGGCCAAATCCTTTCTAGGGACCGATGGCACCGTCAGTGCGTATGGCAACCAACTGATCGTCAATGCCGAGTCGCGCAAGATCGAAGAACTTCGCACCCTGATCTCGCAATTGGACACTGCGCCAAAACGCCTGCTGATCAGCGTCGATACCAGCGATACCGCCACCCGCAGCAGCAACGGCTCACAGGTCATCGAATACGGCACCACCAGCCGCGACGGCGGCGTGCAGCAGGTACAGACCAGCGAAGGCACGCCGGCGCTGATTCAGGTCGGACAGAGCGTTCCGCTGACCTCCTCTTCGACTGACTCCTACGGCTACTCGCAGAACAACACTGAATACCGAAACGTGACTCAGGGTTTTTACGTCACCGCCAGTGTGACCGGCGATACCGTTCACCTGAGTATCAGCACCAACCATGACCGTATGAGCCAGGAACGGCCTGACGCTATCAACGTGCAGAGCACCGACAGCCAAGTCAGCGGTCGACTGGGCGAATGGATCACTTTGGCGAGCAACAGCGACCAGTCCGTTGCCGATCAGAGAGGTATCGCACAACGCTATTCGACGCAGGGTCGGAGCGACATGGTTTTACGCGTAAAGGTTGAAGCGCTGGAATAA